The genome window CTAATCAGAGTTCAAACCAGATTAAATCGCCATCAGCCTGCCTGGTTTCCATCTCCATCTGCTGCATCCAGCTCCGGCCCTCTTCACCCCAGATATGAAACAAACAGTAGATATACGAATCCCCGTCCGCAACCTCTTCCAACCCGGATGCCTCTTCTATCCACACTTCAAGGGCTGTAGGCCAGGATGAATCTTCACGTTTTAATACAAAGCCGTTGGCTTGGTGTTCCAAACTATATACTTCGGTAAACGTTAATACACCTGCCAAACGCTTCACAACTTCAGGTAAAATCGCAGGTTCCGTTGTTCTGATCCCATATTCCCAGCCCATATGTATAACCTCCTTCAGACTTCGTTTGCTCCAGATGATTGCTTTTGTTCGTGCATTTGCTGGATCGAACGATCCAACCACAACTCATACCAGTCCAGAAAATGCAGTCGATTCGTATTGCCCCAATACTGATCAGGATAAATTCCATTGCGGTTAGCCCGGTCATCAACCCAGATCTCTCCGTAGGAGGCTCCCTTAACGATCAGATTCATGGAGATGCCACAACCAAAATCACTGATGCGCAGCATGCCTGCCGACCATTTTGGATCAAAATATTCGTGTTCCAGAGCATACCATTCCTCTTCTTCCTTGCTGTCATCGAACCAGTCATAGTTCCAGTTCCATGCTTCCGTGAATTGAAAAGGGTCCGAGATCGCATTCAGCTCATCATCATAACCAAGCACAGCGTATACACCGTCATCCGGGTTCTCCAGACCATAATAAGGCCCTGCACCACTCGTCCCCATATGTAGAAGCCATACCTTATAGTCCTCCGGCAACTTAATTCGCCATTTCTGCTCGAACTGTGCAATATCCTCCTGTGTCCATACAGCTGATATCTCATATTCATGGCTCTCTGCGCCGAATAGGTCCAGTTTCGAGTCCAGACTTCGGAGATTGATTAACTTTTCACGCATACGTTCTAACTGTTCAGTGTACACGGCCTACCTACCTCCTTTGCTACTCCATCACGTTCGTTCCACGCCATACCCGCGGTGCTGCAACTCATCCAGTGCGGCTGCCACATTTCGTTCAGGACACAACTGCTTAATCAGGCTGGCAGTCACCGGTTTTTCTTCATATATCTCAGCTACAGCTTCCAACGGTAGGTCTGGCATATCATAGTACCCTTTGGCCCAATCCACGTAATCTTCCGAGTCTTTATTCAAGTACTGCAGCAAAAATTCTGCACCACCTCTGGCGTCTGCTTCACCTTCCTCGGCCATCGCCAACTGAATCCAGTTACCAACCTTCCATGACAAGTCGTTCCCTTCCTGCCATAGGCAAAAGGTCACATTCTCCAGATCCAATGTCTCCTCATGATCCCGCAGAACAGTCATCAATGTCTTCGGCGCTTCATCGTACATGCCCGGGTAGATCTCTCCATCCTCACGAGCATGCGGACTTAAAGGTGATTCATGATCAAATCCCTTGATCAACGTGCCTGAATTCGTAAATAAAACATGAAGATGATCACCTGCGCCATTATCGATGCTTCCCCATGCCACACCTGGCTGAAGTTCTTTTTCATAATGATGTACACGCAGCCAGTCTTCCTCCGAAAATATGATATCCAGTGCGGCAAGTATTCTCATCCGTTGACGCAGGGTATCTGTGTCCAATAAGGGTGTCTCGTTCCAAACCTGCATATGAATCCCTCCTGTTCACCTATGTACATTAAATCCGGATTAATTCAGCCAACGTGTTCTTCCCCTGAGTACTTGGAGTCATGACAATTGCGATCCGACTGGCTTCTCTGGAGATGATACAAGCATAGTTTCCGGGATTTAGCTGAAACATGACCCCTTCACACGTCTCATCCGGCTCCAGTTCCCCGCCAGTAACATCATCAGCCGCTCCCAGATAGACGTGCCCAGACGGAACTTGCAGATGATATACCTTTTCCCGTTTCACTACGTCATCTGAATCTGATTCCACCTCTGCATCCTCCAAGCTCCACTCCACCTCATACACTCCATCCGCACCCAGATTCAGGAACAGACAATGGCCTGCATTCACCTCACTCAGCTCATCTTCCGGTATGGACCACCAATCCGAAGTATCCTCGAAACGGTGCTTTAACGCTGCCAGATCATACAGGCACAATGTTGCCGTATCTGTAACCATTTGAAATGTTCCTCTCATATTCCCCGTCCCTTCTGTGAGATTAAGACCAACCTCAGAAATATATTCCATCATTATATCAAGCCTGATACACGTGTAAAAGGAACCCTTGGACCATCTCTGCTTTCGCAACTCTTCATTTCTCGCTCCAAACGGTCGATATAAGCATAACTGACTTTTTTGAACTTGATGGAGGAAGCCAAGCCATGTCGATGAATAATAGAAAAGAACCCTTTCGCTACACACTAAAGGAACCAATCAACTTTGAGATCTATATTCTCAGCATCAACGGGGTCACTGCACCACCGAAACCCATTCAAGCTGAGTTATGTGATATCAGTCGGTCCGGCTGTCAGCTATCATTTCCACTATCCCTTCCTGTCGAGAATAACGATATTCGGATTGGCATGAATATGCTGCTATTCGAAGACCCTCTATATATGGAAGGCACTCTCCGCTGGGGTCAAGAAAAAAATACCTCATGGCACTACGGTGTCCAACTCGAAATGCAGGACGGTAACCAGGACCGACTCTCCCGAGAGATGCGAATGCTTGCAGGACAAGGCAAAATTATTGTGAAATAGCGAGTGGCCATATAGGTTGGTAACCAAAACAAAAAAACAGCCCAATCAAATTGGACTGTTACGAGATAAAACACATTATGCCGCTTTACTGACTGTCACTGGTTGTTCCATTTTGGACCAGTTCACGGTTTTTTCGAGAAGTAATGATACCAATACACCAATAACGAGACCATTGCTTATAATCGGAACAAGATACATGGGCAAGTTTTGAAAGGCTTCAGCAGGAATATTCATTACAGCAACTCCAGTGAGTACCGGTAACGCTACACGATAGATCGTTTTAGAGTTAAACGTCGTGCCCTCAAGTGTTCTTAATGCTGTACCGAACATCTGCAGATAGGCTACAAACAGAACAGCACTGCCTACGCTTGGTGGTATTTGTGCAAAAAAGGCAGTAACCGAAGGGGTAAGCCCCATCATACATAACAACCCCGCTCCAATAATAAAGGCAGCACGACGCAGGATGCGAGTGCTCTCCAGGAAGCCGATTGATGATGCGAATAAACCAAATGGCAACACACCTACACAGGCCGACAACATCGAGAACAGACCCGTTAGCACGTATGAGCGTCGGTACTGCTGACGGGTCGTCTCTGCCTGATAAAGTTTCTCGACCGTGCTTAATGTGGTAATCGAATTCGTCATATTCACCAGTCCCACAAAAAATGCAGTAATGACGATTCCCGGTTCCCATCTTGGTGCTCCCCATGGAAACAGCGTTAGGCCTCCTACTATGTGGTTGGGCTGTCCACCATGTTGTCCCGGAAACAATAGACTATAGGCAATCCAGCCTGCCACAATTCCAATTAAGATCGCGTAGTTCCCCAGTTTCCCCTTACCCTTTAATTGAATCCATGCCACCAGAAATGCAATGACAACGGATAACGCGGCAACTGGCAGATCGAAGCGACCAAACTCCGTATATCCAATCATACCTTTAAAAAAGTTCATGGTTAATTGAATGGTCATCAGAAACAGCATGGCACTCTTCACCATCGGTGTAAACAGCTTCTGCAGCACTTGCGCCGCGCCTAGCCAGCCCAATATCATCATCGTCAGACCCGCTAACAGAAAACCTGCAGCCAGGCCACCACCAATGCGCTCCAGGCTCATACCTGCTGAGGAAGCCGATACAGTCAAGCTCAGCGTCAATCCCCACCATAGTCCTGAAGGACCATCCATGACTGCATAGCGGTGACCAAATACTGCTTGAAGAATACACACCGCTCCGGTAAGGATAAATGCGTGCTGCATGGAGGCAGCAATGGCATCCGGGGACAGATGAAAATTATGTCCGATAGATAGCGGAACCACAACAGTATTGGTAAACAGGAAGAAAAACCACTGTATGCCCGCTAAAATCATTGAAGATACGTCTTTCATATTCTTTTGTAAAAAATGCTCTTGATGTCTATTCATTTTTAGCAATATCCTTTCACTCTTCTGTATCATAAACGCATAAGTGCTTTTAGACTTCGGTTAATAACCGTTCCATCTCCGCATATTGATGCTGACGCGCATGTACGAGCGGTGTAATTCCGTCCCGATCCGCGATCTTTGGATCTGCACCATATTGCAAAAGCAAGGCAACAATCTGCTGATGCCGTGGACCGCCATCACCCAAAATGACTGCTTCCAGCAAGGCTGTCCATCCCAGATTGTTGATATGGTTCACATCTACATCACTGCGTGTCAGCAGAAGCTCCACAATGTGCACATGGCCCCGATCAGCTGCTGGAATAAGGGCGGTACCGCCAAAACGATTTGTTAACCTTGTATCTGCACCTGCTTCAATGGCCAGTTCAACCATGTCATACATGCCCTCGGCACTCGCGTATAACAGCGGATTATCCAATCGTCTATCCTGGAGATTAATGTCTGCTCCGGCGTCCACTAGCATTCTTGCCGTGTCTATCTTATTACCGTGCACGGCAGCCATCAGAGGTGTTCGCCCCAATGCATCCCGTTCATTCAACTGGCTACCCTGGGTGATAAACCGAATGACCTCATCGGTATGCCCTGCTTGAGCGGCGTCATGTATTGTTCTAACCACGTTATTTCATCCTCCAATTCAACATCTTCTCATGCAGTAACTTTCATAGAAAAACCAAGCACTTTACTCAGGTGTGCAAATCTAATGTATGTTAACATAAGAACGTAGTATATTAAAAATACATGTTTTGTTGGCTTTCCATACGAATTACATATAGTTTGAAGGCAAAGGAGACAACCACTTGGATATCAAACAATGTCGCTATTTCATTGCCATTGCTGAGGAGAAACAGATTACAGCAGCAGCCCGAAGACTTCACATGGCTCAGCCCCCCTTAAGCCAGCAGCTTAAGTTAATGGAAGAAGAGCTTGGCGTAATGTTGTTTGAACGCAAAGGGCGCATGATGGAACTAACGCAGGCTGGTCGCAGCTTCTATGATTATGCGGTCACCTTGACCAAATATATGGAGGAAGCTGTAATGGAGATGCAAAGTTTCCAGCACGGCATACGGGGTAAACTCGCCATCGGCATCAATACCATATCAGATCGCCTGATCCCGCAAGCACTACAGCAGTTCCGTACTACCCATCCACAAGTGACCTATAAAATTCAGCAAAATGAATCGGCACAATTATGCCGATTGCTGGAAGATGGCAAAGTTGAGCTTGCCTGTGTACGCATGCCTGTCCAGACCGCACGCTATGAGGTGCTGCACCTGCCACAGGAGCCCCTTTTCTATATCTCTGCAACACCGCTAGTTAACTCGACAGACATGCTACCAGAAGCGGAGATGGGGACTTGTTTTGAGCAGCTCACAGGAATCCCTCTTTTACTTCCAAGTACAGAGGGACTCGGTATGTTCGAGTTAATTTTGGACAAATTCCGTGAGCATCATGTCACCCCCTCCATCATGGGCGAGTGCTCAGACATTAATATGTTGCTGGAGCTGATCCGACTCGGCTTCGCCAGTTCCATCGTGCCTCACACCGTTCTTCAGTTATACCAAGAGCACCCTTTCCATGTATACCGCCTTCAGGATCAGCATTCAACTGTCGGATCAGCGCTGGTCTGGTTGCAGAACCGTTATCTGTCCAAGCCTGCACAACACTTTGTGCAATTGGTACAGGGTATGCTTCCTGTGGTATAGAACAAACAGAACAAAAAAAGCAGCAACTTCCCCGGCTTTGAATCCGGCAAAGTTGCTGCTTTATTCTTTTGATTAAGCTTTCGCTGTGAACAACAAGTCTTTTTCCTTGATCGTCGTGCGACCAGCAGACTCAATAGACTCATATTGATGCATGTTTGTAATAATAACGGGTGTAATCGTTGTATAACCGGCTTTTTCGATCTGTTCCCGGTCGAACTCCATCAGTACATCACCTACAGCAACCTTTGCACCTGCTTGAACTTTAGGAGAGAAGAATTGACCTTTCAGCTTCACGGTATCAATCCCAATATGAATCAACATCTCTGCGCCTGTATCACTTACCAGACCAATAGCATGTCCGCTCTTCGATAACGAGAACACAGTACCGTTAATTGGAGAAACCACACGTCCTTCAGTTGGTTGAATCGCAAATCCTTTACCCATAATCTCTTCAGAGAATGCAGGGTCCGGCACTTCGCTCAGCGGTTTAACTTCACCCGTGATTGGGCTGAATACTTGCTCATCTTGTGCTTTTGCTTCTTCAGTTACAACAGCAGAAGTTGTTGCTGCTGCTGTTGCAGGCTCAGCTACTGGTGCAGCTGGCTCCGATGCATTTTCTTCTTCGAATCCAAGAATATACGTTAGAACTGCCGCAGCTACGATAGCAATCAGACCACCAGCCAACGCATAGAGCAGTGTGCTAATTGCCGGACTGATAAATGCTGCGATACTTGGCAGACCCACTAGACCTGTAAGCACATAAGCTTTAACATTGACGATCCCCATGAATCCGCCTGCGATAGCTCCACCAATAAGAGCTGCAATAAATGGTTTTTTGAACTTCATGTTGATACCATACATCGCTGGTTCCGTAATTCCCATAATAGCCGTAAGACCTGTCGAATAGGCAAGGGATTTGGTTTTGCTATTTCTCGATCTGAGACCCACACCAAATGCTGCACCACCTTGTGCCAGGTTAGCTGCAAACATCAGTGGAATAATAAAGTCGTAACCCAGTGTTGTCATTGAACCGACAATGATTGGCAACAGTGCATAGTGCATACCTGTGATGATCAGCAGTGACATCGTACCACCAATCAGGATACTTGCGAAGATGGACATATTATCGAACAACCATGAAATACCACCGGACAAACCATTACCAAGAACCGTACCCAATGGTCCAACAGTCATCAACGTCAGTGGAACCATAATCAACAGGGTAACCGTCGGAACAATCAGAAGTTTCAATGAAGCATGTGTAACACGATCAACAGCTTTCTCGACATAAGAAGCAATCCAGATGGCGAGAATGATCGGAATTACCGTAGAAGAATATGTCGCTGCTATAACCTTAATTCCCACAAATGTGGTATCACCATTGGCAAGCAATGCTGTAATCGTCGGATGCATAATACCCGCTGCGAGCGCTGCAGCAATATACATATTACTACCCAGCTTACGTGCAGCACTAATTGCTAGAATGATTGGCAGGAAGTAGAAGGCACCATCCCCGATTGCAGACAAGATGATATAGGTTGAGCTGGTATCAGACAACCAGCCCAGGGCTACAAGGATCGCCACGATCCCTTTGATCATACCTGCACCCGTAATGGCTGGCAGGATTGGAGTAAATACTCCTGAGATGAAGTCGAACAGCGCACTTATTGGATTTCTCTTTTTCTTTTCTCCAGTTGAAGCAGCTGATGATGCATTATCTGCGGTTGGTGATTTGGACATGTTGCCAACAAGTGCGTTATACACGACAGGTACATCGTTACCGATGATAACCTGGAACTGTCCGCCGTTCTCCATCACGCCCATCACGCCTGGTGTATTTTTTAGCGTCGCTTTGTCCGCTTTTTGGTTGTCATTCAGGTTAAATCTGAGTCTTGTCATACAGTGAGTGACTTGATCGATATTCTCTTCGCCACCAACAAGCTTCAAAATATCCTTGGACAATTGTTGTTTATCCATTGTGTTTTGCTCCTTTTATGTGTAATGAAGGTTAAAAAAAAACCTAAACACTGAATAATGACAAAGCAGAAAAGCTTATCATTATTCAACGTTTAGGTTTTGCCTTTTTAGCAGTAACAATCCTAATTTTATTCAATTGTTTGTTCATTTCTGACAATTCGTTCAATATGAATGGTTAGATACAGTATTTCTTCCTTGGACAACACCCGATTATAGATCTTACGCGTATAGTCACTGATCCTTACTGCACATGCATGTGCTTCAGGATACTGCTTGCTCACCAAGTCATGAAGCGGATTATCTTCTTCTTTATCTTCAATTGCCGTCCCTTGCAATACACGTTGGGCAAAGAACTTCAGATGAGTTAAAAATCGATAATAACTCAATGAATCTTCATCAAGTTCAATCACAAAGCTGCGTCTTACGATATTAAGAATGTCCTTAACGATGTTTGTAATACTGATCGTTTCCCTCATCTCACCGTTCATCTGGGCATTGACCAGATGCATCGCAATGAATGCGCATTCGTCTTCGGGAAGCAGGACACCTAATGTTTCCTCAATAATCTGTAGCGCCTTAAGTCCAATGGCATATTCCTTCCGGTACATGCGCTTGATCTCCCAGAACAATGCGTTACGGATCTGCAATCCTTGACGATGTCGATCAATGGCAAAATGAATATGATCCGTCAGTGAAATGTAGATGCTCTCATGCAGCTTCTCACCCAACACCGTCTCGGCATAACGGATAATCTCATCCGAGCACTCGACATATTCAACCGGGATATCTGACAGAAGCGTTTTAAGTTTCTGTGATACTTCCTTACTTTCAAGCGAGAATATTTTTTCGACGAGACTCTCGTCTATCGATTCACCAGTATGCTTTTTGAAGGCAATTCCACGCCCCATAACGACCAGCTCGTTTCCTCCCGGATCAATTACGGTAACTACGTTGTTGTTCAGCACCTTCTCAATTTTCATTTCTTCACATCACCTTGCACCGTCAAAGTAGTAAAAGGCAAAACCAAAGCAGGTCACGAAATATGCCCCGCCTCTGGTTTTGCCTGATTGAACAGTAACAATCCAGTATTCATTAGCCTTAGGCCCATCTTACCATATAATTATCCATCTGACAATGTTTTTGTGAAAGCGGTTAATGTGCATTAATATGACATAAGAAGGTGCATAACAACCATGCCTTAAGAACTACTATTTACTTATTGTTACGTTTAAGACTTGCGCCATTTGTATCAATAACTTCTTTGTACCAGTGGAAAGATTTTTTCTTGTAACGATCCAGTGTTCCTGAACCATCATTGTTGCGATCGACATAGATGAAACCATATCGTTTCTTCATCTCTGCTGTTGAAGCACTCACCAGGTCAATACAGCCCCATGACGTATAACCCATCACTTCCACGCCATCCTCAAGAGCTTCACCCACTTGTACCAAGTGGTCATTCAAGTATTGAATACGGTAATCATCGTTCACCGTTTTATTGCCATTTTCGTCGGTGATCAGCTCATCTACTGCGCCCAGACCATTTTCGACAATAAACAATGGTTTTTGATATCGGTCCCAGTATTTGTTCAAGGTTACGCGCAGTCCTTGCGGATCGATCTGCCAGCCCCACTCGCTCGCTTGGAGATAAGGGTTTTGTACCCCTGCAAACAAGTTGCCTTTTCCTTCAATACGTTTCTGGGGATCACCTGTCTCACAGATACTTACATAATAGCTGAACGAGATAAAGTCTACGGTGTGCTTCAGAATTTCAGCGTCGCCGTCTTCAAACTTGATATTGATATTATTTGCTTTGAAATAACGATTAATGTATTTCGGATAGTAACCACGCGCATGGATATCAGCAAAGATATCATTGCGCTGTTCAGCATGCATCGCTGCAACCACATCATCCGGATTCGGAGTCAGCGGATACGTAGGCATGCTCAGTACCATACAGCCAATTTTGGCTTCAGGCATAATTTCATGTCCCAGTTTCACTGCTAACGCACTGGCTACCAATTCATGATGGATTGCTTGATACAGATCCTGTTTGGACAGTTCTGCTTTTGGCGTATAGATCCCGCCGCTCATGAATGGCTCCTCCAGAATGGAGTTAATTTCGTTGAACGTCAGCCAGTATTTCACTTTGCCTTTGAAACGGTTGAAGAGCACCGTTACATAACGCTCGTAGAACTCAATCATTTTACGGTTAACCCATCCATCATATGTTTTGGACAAATGTAGCGGTGTCTCATAGTGAGAGATGGTTACGAGGGGTTCAATGCCGTACTTATGGCACTCATCGAACAGATCATCATAGAATTGCAGACCCTTCTCGTTTGGTTCCAATTCATCACCTTTAGGAAAGATACGGGACCAGGCGATAGATGTACGGAACACTTTGAAGCCCATTTCAGCAAACAGCTTAACATCTTCTTTGTAACGGTTATAAAAGTCAATCCCGATCAGTTTCAGGTTATCCTCAGTAGGTCCTTCCGTTCTGGGCGTTGTAATCCCGTGCGGCATTACGTCTTGAACAGAAAGGCCCTTGCCATCTGTATTATAAGCTCCTTCAAGTTGGTTGGCTGCTACAGCTCCGCCCCATAGGAAATCCTTCGGAAATGGTGTTGTCATGTCAATCCTTCCTCTCTAAGTAACGGTATTTTCATTCTTTGTTTAAATGCTTTCCTCTATCCTTTTCCGACAGGAAAAAGCGGACAATCTCCAACCAAAAGGGCTGACAGGGACATTGGATTCCCTGCTTGCCAACTTTCGTGTTAGGTTTTGCCCGCTTCCTGTGCGGTAACAATCCTGTGAAGAGCGAGTTACAGTTGCTCACCATTGCTGGAGATTACGTTTTTGTACCAGTCGAATGAATCCTTCTTGGAACGTTTCAGTGTTCCGTTACCTTCGTCGTCCAGATCCACGTAGATGAAACCATAACGTTTGGACATTTCGGAAGTGGACATGCTCACCAGGTCAATCGGACCCCATGCTGTAAATCCAATCAGATCCACACCATCTTTGATGGCTTCTTTCATTTGTTCGATGTGTTTTTTCAGGTAATCCACACGATAGGAGTCATGGATCGAACCATCTTCTTCAACTTTATCATAGGCACCCAAACCATTTTCCACGATGAACAATGGTTTCTGGTAACGATCCCAGAAGTTGTTCAGGGTTACGCGCAGACCGATCGGATCGATCTCCCAGCCCCAGTCGGACGCTTCCAGATAAGGGTTTTTCACGCCACCAGTCAAGTTGCCGGATGTCTCTGCTTCGTTGGCAGAAGCCGATTTGGTCACGGACATGTAGTAACTGAAGGAGATGAAATCAACTGTATTGTTGAGCAGAATTTCATCATCGCCCGCTTCTTTTTGAATGACAATGTTGTTCTCTTCAAAATAACGAGCCATATAGTTCGGGTACTTACCACGAGCATGCATGTCCGTGAAGAAGAGGTTAATCTGATTCTCATGCTGAGCCAAACGAACATCTACCGGATTACATGTGGCTGCATAAGTTTCCATACGAGCAAGCATACAGCCGACTTGGGAACCAGGGATAATTTCGTGTGCAAGCTTCGTTACCATGGCACTTGCTACAAATTGATGATGAAGCGCTTGATACGTCGTTTGCAGCTTGTTGTCCACTTTATCGATCAGAATGCCGCCGCCAGTGTATGGGCTGAATAGCATGACGTTAATCTCATTGAACGTCAGCCAGTATTTCACTTTATTTTTATAACGCTTAAATACCGTTTCAGCATATCTAACATAGTGCTGAATTACTTCACGACCAGCCCAGCCATTATATTTTTGCGTCAAGCCAAGCGGAGTCTCGTAGTGAGACAATGTAACGAGCGGCTCAATGCCATATTTCAACAATTCGTCGAATACTTCATCGTAGAATTTCAAACCTGCTTCATTTGGCTCTTGATCATAACCGTTCGGGAAAATGCGTGCCCAGTGAATGGATAAGCGGAATACTTTGAAGCCCATTTCAGCGAACAATGCAATATCTTCTCTAAAGTGATGGTAAAAATCGATACCAAAACGTTTCGGGAAACGTTCTTCAATTTTGCCGGAGAGAATCTCTTCAATTCGGGAAGAGGAAATTTCCATGGCATGTCCGCCTGTACGCTTCTCTTTCGGAACATGAGCAATCATGTCCGCTGTGGAGAGGCCTTTGCCGTCCTTATCGAATGCACCCTCCAATTGATTGGCAGCTGTAGCGCCGCCCCATAGGAAGTTTTCGGGGAATCCTTTTTTTGCCGTGGTCATGAACAACAACCTCTTTTCGAAATTTATTTTGGTTTTTCCAACTGAAAAATGGTGTGATTTAGAGCAGAAAACAAGAAAAACCTAAACTCAAGGTAAAATAGCACCAAAAAAAGGGGCCTTCATTTCACCATCAGTTTAGGTTTTGCCTGTCTTCACAGTTACAATCCATCAAAAGATGTTATTGCGTATTCTGTTGTGTTTGCTCTTGTAATGTAAGCGTAACATATCTATTTTGCAAAATCAACTTCACTGGATCATAGGATCGTTCACCCATTCTTTCCATAACAAAAATTAACGTGGCATATGCATAATGGCTGCCCTTAATGCCTGCGCTCCCTCCTCGGTTTCCAGGTATGTAGCAGGACTTTGGTCCCCTAAAGCCGGGATATCTTTCATGATCCATTCAAAAGTGTACTCCCCCATTTCATACAAAAGTACCCGACTTATGTCCGCCGGAATCCCATGTATTCGCGCACGTTTTACCCACGCAGGGTCCAGTTTATTTTCAAATTCTTCAAACAGTTCGGAAAATGAGTCCCAGCTTGCCTGCTTAAACTCTCTGAAATACATATCTTTCATACTCATGTAAATTCACTCCCTGGATTGCAATTAATAACACCGAAGTCCTATCTGACACAATTCATCCTTAAGCCGCTTGAATCCGTTTCTGTAACAGGTAGACTTAATTTTAAATGTTTTTAGGGGGAAAGACTAGTACAGGAGGATTCAACAAATGACTTATGAAGAAAACACATCCGGTTGGGATGCAATTGATAAAACCATCGGTGAGCTATACGGTGAACAGGAGCCGCACCATTATGGAACATCCATTCCTTACATGCTCGGAGGTCCGGACCCTCTCGATGGCATCAGTGTTTATGCAGTGAATACACCCATGCCCCACTGGCATTTTGTCACATATGGTTTCTCTGAATTATATGAAAAAGAAATGCAGGATGCATCCAAAAGCGGGTATGGTTTTGAACTCACATTTCGCCTTACACGCAGTGAAGGAGAGACTTCTCCGCCAGTCTGGGCGCTGAATCTGCTTCAAAATGTAGGACGTTACGTGTTCACTAGCGGAAATATCTTTCAGCCAGGGGATTACATGGACGCCAATGGCCCCATCTGTCTGGAGTCCGATACTTTGTTGACTGCTCTCTCATTTATTGAAGACCCGGATCTACCGGCGATCTCTACGCCTAACGGTTCAGTGCAGTTTATTCAGATGGTTGGTATTACAGGTCGGGAGCTGGAAATGATTCAAACATGGAATGCGCGCGGCTTCCTCTCTGCCTGCTCCAATTTCATGCCCAAATACGTGACCGATCTG of Paenibacillus sp. FSL R5-0517 contains these proteins:
- a CDS encoding ankyrin repeat domain-containing protein gives rise to the protein MVRTIHDAAQAGHTDEVIRFITQGSQLNERDALGRTPLMAAVHGNKIDTARMLVDAGADINLQDRRLDNPLLYASAEGMYDMVELAIEAGADTRLTNRFGGTALIPAADRGHVHIVELLLTRSDVDVNHINNLGWTALLEAVILGDGGPRHQQIVALLLQYGADPKIADRDGITPLVHARQHQYAEMERLLTEV
- a CDS encoding LysR family transcriptional regulator, which gives rise to MDIKQCRYFIAIAEEKQITAAARRLHMAQPPLSQQLKLMEEELGVMLFERKGRMMELTQAGRSFYDYAVTLTKYMEEAVMEMQSFQHGIRGKLAIGINTISDRLIPQALQQFRTTHPQVTYKIQQNESAQLCRLLEDGKVELACVRMPVQTARYEVLHLPQEPLFYISATPLVNSTDMLPEAEMGTCFEQLTGIPLLLPSTEGLGMFELILDKFREHHVTPSIMGECSDINMLLELIRLGFASSIVPHTVLQLYQEHPFHVYRLQDQHSTVGSALVWLQNRYLSKPAQHFVQLVQGMLPVV
- a CDS encoding PilZ domain-containing protein, whose amino-acid sequence is MSMNNRKEPFRYTLKEPINFEIYILSINGVTAPPKPIQAELCDISRSGCQLSFPLSLPVENNDIRIGMNMLLFEDPLYMEGTLRWGQEKNTSWHYGVQLEMQDGNQDRLSREMRMLAGQGKIIVK
- a CDS encoding SMI1/KNR4 family protein; the encoded protein is MYTEQLERMREKLINLRSLDSKLDLFGAESHEYEISAVWTQEDIAQFEQKWRIKLPEDYKVWLLHMGTSGAGPYYGLENPDDGVYAVLGYDDELNAISDPFQFTEAWNWNYDWFDDSKEEEEWYALEHEYFDPKWSAGMLRISDFGCGISMNLIVKGASYGEIWVDDRANRNGIYPDQYWGNTNRLHFLDWYELWLDRSIQQMHEQKQSSGANEV
- a CDS encoding uracil/xanthine transporter; this encodes MNRHQEHFLQKNMKDVSSMILAGIQWFFFLFTNTVVVPLSIGHNFHLSPDAIAASMQHAFILTGAVCILQAVFGHRYAVMDGPSGLWWGLTLSLTVSASSAGMSLERIGGGLAAGFLLAGLTMMILGWLGAAQVLQKLFTPMVKSAMLFLMTIQLTMNFFKGMIGYTEFGRFDLPVAALSVVIAFLVAWIQLKGKGKLGNYAILIGIVAGWIAYSLLFPGQHGGQPNHIVGGLTLFPWGAPRWEPGIVITAFFVGLVNMTNSITTLSTVEKLYQAETTRQQYRRSYVLTGLFSMLSACVGVLPFGLFASSIGFLESTRILRRAAFIIGAGLLCMMGLTPSVTAFFAQIPPSVGSAVLFVAYLQMFGTALRTLEGTTFNSKTIYRVALPVLTGVAVMNIPAEAFQNLPMYLVPIISNGLVIGVLVSLLLEKTVNWSKMEQPVTVSKAA
- a CDS encoding DUF6386 family protein is translated as MRGTFQMVTDTATLCLYDLAALKHRFEDTSDWWSIPEDELSEVNAGHCLFLNLGADGVYEVEWSLEDAEVESDSDDVVKREKVYHLQVPSGHVYLGAADDVTGGELEPDETCEGVMFQLNPGNYACIISREASRIAIVMTPSTQGKNTLAELIRI
- a CDS encoding beta-glucoside-specific PTS transporter subunit IIABC; the encoded protein is MDKQQLSKDILKLVGGEENIDQVTHCMTRLRFNLNDNQKADKATLKNTPGVMGVMENGGQFQVIIGNDVPVVYNALVGNMSKSPTADNASSAASTGEKKKRNPISALFDFISGVFTPILPAITGAGMIKGIVAILVALGWLSDTSSTYIILSAIGDGAFYFLPIILAISAARKLGSNMYIAAALAAGIMHPTITALLANGDTTFVGIKVIAATYSSTVIPIILAIWIASYVEKAVDRVTHASLKLLIVPTVTLLIMVPLTLMTVGPLGTVLGNGLSGGISWLFDNMSIFASILIGGTMSLLIITGMHYALLPIIVGSMTTLGYDFIIPLMFAANLAQGGAAFGVGLRSRNSKTKSLAYSTGLTAIMGITEPAMYGINMKFKKPFIAALIGGAIAGGFMGIVNVKAYVLTGLVGLPSIAAFISPAISTLLYALAGGLIAIVAAAVLTYILGFEEENASEPAAPVAEPATAAATTSAVVTEEAKAQDEQVFSPITGEVKPLSEVPDPAFSEEIMGKGFAIQPTEGRVVSPINGTVFSLSKSGHAIGLVSDTGAEMLIHIGIDTVKLKGQFFSPKVQAGAKVAVGDVLMEFDREQIEKAGYTTITPVIITNMHQYESIESAGRTTIKEKDLLFTAKA